In Pochonia chlamydosporia 170 chromosome 3, whole genome shotgun sequence, the following are encoded in one genomic region:
- a CDS encoding HAL protein kinase (similar to Magnaporthe oryzae 70-15 XP_003720762.1) — translation MALSLAHVYPWTSTMGPPQDQPMRYSSKHTVTHNTPRSSSLAQHSHSLPPPTSSVTGTTGTGDQDEPSETPTLAPMPTATDSSTATTTSDSLSLPYYSSSYSSSPRQFPSDITDPILEEGDEESGTDSPIEPVTPVSGGRHSQDFTALHHSHYNDYQALQRAQTTQNPPTANTKKAPLLISQSSAPPAPLITSDLSSTPKASEQETSPQTPLQRRTTRGSSHSLKRTMSRLFRRSNSALEKEREFAVVDSPAPISESAPQSSGYLSTNGTPSSRYPNGNKSSTTTRSSSPPSPGSPLEMTPSNRSTIGTNGTLPNPADFQKKSRAATGLTLRGRAVNFVGATMGRGNRPNKGPRRASSFDMGKRSPVPTIPKHIDEEKTYPPERLPWPLPPDAGTGAKARRMSLSLPDDFTVDVAELLSEFEYQHKLLGRHGKHLGKGAASKVTLMARKGCPGELYAVKEFRGKSNRESQEDYEKKIKSEFSIGKSLHHPNIVETVRLCTDHGRWNHVMEYCSEGDLFSLVQKGFLKGEDKKKDRLCLFKQLIQGVNYLHANGIAHRDIKLENLLLTKDSKLKITDFGVSEVFCGTHPGLREAGGQCGQNMGEVRLCSPGICGSEPYIAPEVLEKKQSYDARALDVWGSAIVMIYLTFGGAIWSRAQLGNLHYDKLVKGWKRWYEKHPECDACITDTDYPNCYALDVGVNPPALRRILLQMLNPDPAKRITINEVVNNRWMRNVECCQLESYDEQAQLIDATKKDYGSKLAAKKIFCHNHLPPKTGGSHSLGKMPGSAGY, via the exons ATGGCGCTTTCACTGGCTCATGTGTATCCGTGGACCTCTACAATGGGTCCCCCTCAAGACCAGCCAATGCGATATTCAAGCAAGCACACTG TTACCCACAATACACCCCGATCCTCGTCGCTGGCACAGCACTCGCACTCACTGCCGCCGCCCACTTCCAGCGTCACTGGCACTACTGGCACTGGCGACCAAGACGAGCCCTCCGAGACGCCGACTTTGGCACCGATGCCGACTGCCACGGACTCTTCCACCGCAACCACCACGTCGGAttctctctctcttcctTATTACTCAAGCAGTTATTCCTCCTCGCCTCGTCAATTTCCCTCAGACATCACTGATCCTATTCTCGAAGAAGGCGACGAAGAGTCTGGCACCGACTCGCCCATTGAGCCGGTCACTCCTGTGAGCGGCGGTCGTCACTCACAAGACTTCACTGCGCTTCACCATAGCCATTACAACGATTACCAAGCACTACAAAGAGCCCAAACAACACAAAATCCCCCAACTGCGAACACGAAAAAGGCGCCTCTATTAATCTCTCAATCCTCTGCGCCTCCGGCACCTCTCATCACCTCTGACCTATCATCAACGCCGAAGGCGAGCGAGCAGGAGACCTCGCCGCAAACACCCCTCCAACGACGCACCACCCGCGGCTCTTCCCACAGTCTTAAACGAACCATGTCCCGACTTTTTAGACGCTCCAACTCGGCtttggagaaggagagagaaTTTGCTGTTGTCGACTCTCCAGCCCCCATCTCAGAGTCTGCACCGCAATCAAGCGGCTATCTGAGCACAAATGGTACGCCTAGCAGCCGGTATCCGAATGGCAACAAGTCCTCCACAACCACTCGGTCAAGCTCACCACCTTCACCAGGCTCACCCCTAGAGATGACACCGTCGAATCGGTCGACGATTGGCACCAATGGTACACTACCTAACCCTGCTGACTTTCAAAAAAAGAGCCGAGCTGCAACTGGGTTGACCTTGCGCGGGCGGGCAGTGAACTTTGTTGGTGCTACAATGGGCCGTGGAAATCGCCCCAATAAGGGGCCGCGAAGAGCGAGCAGTTTTGACATGGGAAAAAGATCGCCGGTACCTACCATACCGAAACATATTGACGAAGAGAAGACGTACCCCCCCGAGCGACTGCCCTGGCCACTCCCCCCGGACGCTGGCACTGGTGCCAAGGCTCGTCGCATGAGTTTGAGTCTCCCCGATGATTTCACTGTGGATGTCGCTGAACTACTATCCGAGTTTGAGTACCAGCACAAGCTGTTGGGCCGGCACGGGAAGCATTTAGGCAAAGGTGCCGCATCCAAAGTGACCCTCATGGCCCGAAAGGGGTGCCCGGGCGAGCTCTATGCTGTCAAGGAATTTCGGGGCAAGTCAAATCGCGAAAGTCAAGAAGATTACGAGAAAAAGATCAAGTCAGAATTCAGCATTGGCAAGAGCCTTCACCACCCAAACATTGTGGAAACCGTACGACTTTGCACCGACCATGGTCGTTGGAACCACGTCATGGAATACTGCTCCGAGGGTGATCTCTTCAGTCTTGTGCAGAAGGGCTTTCTCAAGGgcgaggacaagaagaaggaccgGCTATGCCTTTTCAAGCAGTTAATTCAAGGGGTCAACTACCTGCACGCAAACGGCATCGCTCACCGGGATATCAAACTGGAGAACCTCCTCCTCACAAAGGACAGCAAGCTGAAAATTACCGACTTTGGCGTGTCTGAGGTATTTTGCGGAACCCATCCTGGCCTGAGAGAAGCAGGCGGACAATGTGGTCAGAACATGGGAGAGGTTCGTCTCTGTTCCCCGGGCATTTGCGGCAGTGAGCCTTATATTGCACCTGAGGTGTtggaaaagaagcagagtTACGATGCGCGAGCTTTGGATGTATGGGGCTCAGCTATTGTCATGATTTACCTGACGTTTGGTGGAGCTATCTGGTCTCGCGCGCAGCTCGGCAACTTGCACTACGATAAATTGGTTAAGGGCTGGAAGAGATGGTACGAGAAGCACCCTGAATGCGATGCCTGCATCACGGACACGGATTACCCCAACTGTTATGCTCTGGACGTTGGAGTCAACCCTCCTGCTCTACGACGAATTCTACTGCAGATGCTTAACCCCGATCCGGCCAAGCGGATAACTATTAACGAAGTGGTCAACAACCGCTGGATGAGGAATGTCGAATGCTGCCAGCTGGAATCCTACGATGAGCAAGCtcagctcattgacgccaCCAAGAAGGACTATGGCAGCAAATTAGCGGCCAagaaaatcttttgccacAATCATCTGCCGCCGAAGACTGGGGGGTCCCATTCGCTGGGTAAAATGCCTGGTTCTGCTGGCTACTAA
- a CDS encoding nonsense-mediated mRNA decay protein (similar to Coccidioides immitis RS XP_001244992.1): MDTAALRGLLLGSLSTDADSRRRSELQLKQVEEQPGFVDALFDILQSERDASVRLSTVIYIKHRVNRAWYQTEQYSGEFIIPEDEKSRVRDRLVPVLAASDGSVRQQLIPVLQRVLQCDFPSRWPRFMDFTTELLNTNTPSSVLAGLQCLLAICRAFRYKSHDNQDRAQFDTIVENSFPRLLVICNELVNQESDEAGEMLHLALKSYKHATWLELSSYLRQQQVNIAWCTVFLQTVSKVAPPNAMQGDSFDREKHHWWKAKKWAFFNLNRLFIRHGNPASPGKGDEAAEFAKNFISTIAPEILKHYLQEIEKWVAKTSWLSRPCLSYVIVFLDESVRPKEIWTHLKPHLTNLVTHFIFPVMCLSEEDAEQFDDEPEEYLHRKLNYFEEASAPDVAATNFLVNLTKNRRKETFEILKFVNAVVNDYEQAADDKKNHMAKEGALRMIATLAPVILSKKSPIADQVEYFLVRYVFPDFTSSQGYLRARACDTIEKFEQLNFQDQNNLLTIYRHILDCMADPALPVRVTAALALQPLIRHDVIRTSMQQSIPTIMQQLLKLANEVDIDALANVMEDFVEIFATELTPFAVALCEQLRDTYLRIVRELLEKESKAGEDGELYADYDDKSITALGVLQTIGTLILTLESTPDVLLHIEAVLMPVIKVTLENKLYDLYNEVFEIIDSCTFAAKGISPNMWQAFELIHTTFKAGAEYYLEDMLPALDNFVQYGTPELIQNPEYIQALYSMVADMFTDQVQGGVERICACKLAEAMMLSLKGHIDSCIEGFINMAMNILATQEVKIKSYKIHLMEMVINAIHYNPLLTLQVLENKGWTNRFFSLWFGSMTSFSRVHDKKLCIVAISALLGVNHEQVPASVSVGWPRLLQGITELFRTLPNALKNREEALRDDFHLETSYDYGDEDEWDESEANWNGEEEETNEEEPLESKDESKAYLEFLNDEAQKYSRAIEDVDDDELGEDSVLLDSPLDKVEPYSLFKNTLLKMQQEQPQFYNNLAGHLSAEEQNVLQTIMAKADEMLADYESQLRLLQEQNARAATGAPAS, from the exons ATGGATACTGCTGCGCTTCGGGGCCTGCTCTTGGGCAGCTTGTCCACCGATGCCGACAGCAGACGACGGTCCGAGCTACAGCTGAAGCAG GTCGAAGAGCAACCCGGCTTCGTCGATGCCCTGTTCGATATTCTACAATCCGAGCGGGATGCAAGCGTGCGCCTATCGA CTGTTATTTACATTAAGCACCGTGTCAATCGCGCATGGTACCAGACCGAACAGTATTCTGGCGAATTCATAATACCCGAGGATGAAAAATCTCGCGTCCGAGACCGCTTGGTCCCGGTCCTGGCCGCCTCCGATGGTTCTGTGCGCCAGCAGCTTATTCCCGTGCTTCAGCGCGTTCTGCAGTGTGATTTCCCCAGCAGATGGCCGCGTTTCATGGATTTCACCACTGAGCTGTTAAACACCAATACCCCCAGTTCAGTTCTCGCTGGACTTCAGTGCTTGTTGGCAATATGTCGTGCCTTCAGGTACAAGTCCCACGACAACCAAGACAGAGCACAATTCGATACCATTGTCGAGAACAGCTTCCCGCGCTTGCTTGTCATCTGCAACGAGCTCGTGAATCAGGAAAGCGACGAGGCCGGCGAGATGCTTCACCTTGCCCTCAAATCTTATAAACATGCAACATGG CTCGAGCTTTCTAGTTACTTGCGACAGCAACAGGTGAATATTGCATGGTGCACTGTATTCTTGCAGACAGTGTCAAAAGTCGCACCCCCCAATGCTATGCAGGGCGATTCGTTCGATCGCGAGAAGCACCACTGGTGGAAGGCCAAGAAGTGGGCTTTCTTCAATCTGAATAGGCTCTTTATTCG GCACGGAAACCCGGCCAGCCCTGGAAAAGGTGACGAGGCTGCAGAATTCGCCAAGAACTTCATCAGCACAATCGCTCCTGAAATTCTCAAGCATTATCTCCAAGAAATTGAAAAATGGGTGGCCAAGACATCCTGGCTCAGCCGACCTTGCCTCTCCTACGTTATCGTATTTCTAGACGAATCTGTTCGCCCCAAGGAAATCTGGACTCACTTAAAACCCCATCTCACCAACCTTGTTACCCACTTCATCTTCCCCGTCATGTGCCTCTCtgaggaagatgccgagCAATTCGACGATGAACCCGAGGAATACTTGCATCGCAAGCTCAACTACTTTGAAGAAGCATCTGCCCCTGACGTGGCCGCCACAAATTTCCTTGTGAACCTTACGAAAAACCGCCGGAAAGAAACATTCGAGATCCTTAAATTTGTCAACGCCGTTGTCAACGATTATGAGCAAGCCGctgatgacaagaagaaccacatggccaaggagGGTGCCCTGCGTATGATTGCGACTCTGGCACCAGTTATCCTGAGCAAGAAGAGCCCCATCGCTGACCAGGTTGAATACTTTCTCGTGCGATATGTGTTCCCTGATTTTACAAGCAGCCAGGGTTATCTCCGCGCTCGTGCCTGTGATACCATTGAGAAATTTGAGCAGCTCAACTTCCAGGACCAGAACAATCTGTTGACTATCTATCGACACATTCTGGATTGTATGGCGGATCCCGCCCTCCCAGTTCGTGTgactgctgccttggcgttGCAGCCTCTCATCAGACACGATGTCATTCGCACCAGCATGCAGCAGAGCATTCCAACCATCATGCAGCAACTTCTGAAATTGGCCAATGAGGTGGACATAGATGCGCTGGCCAATGTTATGGAGGACTTTGTCGAAATCTTTGCCACAGAACTTACCCCGTTTGCTGTCGCGCTGTGCGAGCAACTACGAGATACTTACCTTCGCATCGTTCGTGAGCTTCTTGAGAAGGAGAGCAaagctggagaggatggCGAGCTGTACGCAGACTACGACGACAAGAGCATCACTGCTCTTGGTGTATTGCAAACAATTGGCACTTTGATCCTCACACTGGAAAGCACCCCCGACGTCCTTCTCCATATTGAGGCGGTTCTCATGCCCGTAATCAAGGTCACTCTGGAGAACAAGCTTTATG ATCTGTACAATGAAGTCTTTGAAATCATCGACAGTTGCACTTTCGCTGCCAAGGGTATCTCGCCCAACATGTGGCAAGCATTCGAGCTTATTCACACTACCTTCAAAGCCGGCGCAGAGTACTACTTGGAGGACATGCTTCCGGCATTGGACAACTTTGTTCAATATGGCACGCCCGAGCTCATTCAGAATCCTGAGTACATACAAGCCTTGTACTCGATGGTCGCTGACATGTTCACCGATCAGGTCCAAGGCGGCGTCGAGCGAATTTGTGCCTGCAAGCTTGCGGAGGCCATGATGCTCAGTCTCAAGGGTCACATTGATAGCTGCATTGAAGGCTTCATCAATATGGCTATGAATATTCTGGCAACCCAGGAAGTGAAGATCAAGAGCTACAAGATTCACCTCATGGAAATGGTCATCAACGCGATTCACTATAATCCATTGCTAACCTTGCAGGTGCTCGAGAATAAGGGTTGGACAAATCGTTTCTTTAGCTTGTGGTTTGGCAGCATGACATCCTTCAGCCGGGTGCATGATAAGAAGCTCTGTATCGTCGCCATCTCCGCTCTGCTTGGCGTTAATCACGAACAAGTGCCTGCAAGTGTGTCTGTCGGTTGGCCTAGGTTACTGCAGGGCATTACGGAGTTGTTCCGAACTCTGCCAAATGCCTTGAAGA ATCGCGAAGAAGCCTTGCGCGACGATTTCCACCTTGAGACGAGCTACGACTatggcgatgaggatgaatgggACGAAAGTGAAGCCAACTGGaatggcgaggaggaagaaaCTAATGAGGAAGAGCCTCTGGAATCAAAGGATGAGAGCAAGGCATATCTCGAATTTTTGAACGATGAG GCCCAAAAGTATAGCCGAGCCATCGAAgacgtcgacgacgacgagttgGGCGAGGACAGTGTTCTGCTAGACTCCCCTCTTGACAAGGTCGAACCGTATTCGCTTTTCAAGAATACTCTTCTAA aaatgcaacaagaacaacctcAATTCTATAACAACCTCGCTGGACATCTTTCGGCTGAGGAGCAAAATGTGCTTCAGACCATCATGGCGAAGGCTGATGAGATGCTTGCCGATTACGAGTCACAACTGCGACTGTTGCAGGAGCAAAATGCGCGCGCGGCTACTGGTGCTCCAGCAAGCTAA
- a CDS encoding IMP-specific 5'-nucleotidase 1 (similar to Magnaporthe oryzae 70-15 XP_003720752.1) has product MAEEAHRRYAEIMRDVEMMIDDHSMFQSHCSPTHDPNGHRPIPSFEAPSVVTDLIAYPVLRQKQNQSQIQGPDGTIAAIISPMPSKLGMLVPTAGPFFTRLPLEAAFKYQDRKRYISSRRYVAPSFNDVRLVLNSAQVMAVTGGALQLATFDGDVTLYDDGESLEPSSPIIPRLLDLLRKNIKIGIVTAAGYTTADRYYDRLHGLLDAIAASPDLDETQKRSLVIMGGEANYLFTYEPSSPHRLAPVPRAQWLTPEMATWSDADIAALLDVAESALKDCVRTMNLPATIVRKDRAVGIIPSEPHIRIARESLEETVLVVQRILELSHLGSQSQAAGRSSSGTGRKGVPFCAFNGGRDVFVDIGDKSWGVTVCQQWFGRQGTAIRGENTLHVGDQFLSAGSNDFKARSVGTTAWIASPAETVELLDELADLMQKKLS; this is encoded by the exons ATGGCCGAAGAGGCTCACCGGCGATACGCAGAAATCATGCGtgatgttgagatgatgATTGATGATCATAGTATGTTCCAATCTCACTGCTCGCCAACCCATGATCCCAACGGACATAGACCTATCCCGTCGTTTGAGGCGCCGAGTGTAGTTACTGACCTCATCGCCTATCCAGTACTGCGACAAAAGCAGAACCAAAGCCAAATACAAGGGCCAGATGGCACTATAGCCGCGATCATATCTCCCATGCCATCAAAACTAGGCATGTTGGTCCCAACAGCTGGACCATTCTTTACGAGATTGCCCTTGGAGGCTGCCTTCAAATACCAGGATCGCAAACGATACATCTCGTCTAGACGATATGTCGCCCCGTCATTCAACGATGTGCGTCTGGTGCTGAACTCGGCACAAGTCATGGCTGTAACTGGCGGCGCCTTGCAGCTTGCTACatttgatggtgatgtgacTTTGTACGACGATGGAGAAAGCTTGGAGCCGTCGAGCCCCATTATCCCTCGACTTCTTG ATTTGCTACGCAAGAACATCAAGATTGGCATTGTAACGGCTGCCGGCTATACTACCGCTGATCGATACTATGACCGTCTCCATGGTCTGTTAGATGCCATCGCGGCCTCTCCCGACTTGGACGAAACTCAGAAGCGAAGCCTTGTTATTATGGGCGGCGAAGCCAACTACCTCTTTACATACGAACCGTCTTCGCCTCACCGTTTGGCACCAGTTCCTCGGGCACAGTGGCTCACTCCAGAAATGGCAACTTGGTCCGACGCAGACATCGCTGCTCTCTTGGACGTGGCGGAATCAGCATTGAAGGACTGCGTTCGTACAATGAATCTTCCAGCCACTATTGTGCGCAAGGATCGTGCGGTTGGCATCATTCCTTCGGAACCTCATATTCGAATCGCACGCGAGAGCCTCGAGGAGACAGTGCTGGTGGTACAGAGGATACTGGAGCTTAGCCACCTTGGTTCGCAGTCACAAGCTGCTGGCAGGTCGTCATCAGGCACAGGGCGCAAGGGTGTTCCCTTCTGCGCCTTCAACGGCGGCCGAGATGTCTTTGTGGATATTGGAGACAAGAGCTGGGGCGTGACGGTTTGCCAGCAGTGGTTTGGTCGTCAGGGCACCGCCATCAGGGGTGAGAACACACTTCACGTTGGAGATCAGTTTTTGAGCGCAGGATCCAACGACTTCAAGGCTCGCAGCGTGGGCACAACGGCTTGGATTGCCAGTCCCGCGGAGACGGTGGAGCTTTTGGACGAGCTGGCGGACCTGATGCAGAAGAAGTTATCATGA